The Natronincola ferrireducens genome includes a window with the following:
- a CDS encoding PucR family transcriptional regulator, whose protein sequence is MFFTINDLIRMKSIEGLSLFGGESGITNTISNTNIMDNPDTFDWLMPGDLVLTTGYVFKDDTEFQVKVIKELSEINCAGLAIKTRKYFGEMPKAMVEAANQYNLPLIEIPQNYSLAQISNAVNKEIFKAHDSLLQKSLDIHESLTEVTLKGGGLDEIAKAVVQLINNAVIIVDSKWNLLTYVEHPHNPYPLEKILTLNKKEKVFPMKMTEDVPDDVASLKKSIKRKYEADGKTIICRIMPIAAINEIYGYIIVWETTIKMSKIDYVALETASTVAALERIKTKEIEEVKHQIRRDFFDDLLTGKIESINSINSLAEMHGMDTTKNYVCMIVKVNGYDSKDKGDIIVKKRNLRNKIERMLLLIEELSEEKKINVVSISRRNQVILFIPMEKTKTSKEAKDFTKEFGKDFYELTHKTLSPIEINIGIGKLYDNILKLDLSFSEAQEVVKMGKKLSRNNHILHFEDFIIYHLLESGTSRQELENFYENTIAELVRYDLENKTNLVGTLEQYFAYKGNISEASKELFIHRNTFIYRLDKIKTILNTDLKDAEESLEIQLAIRVMHLLKIH, encoded by the coding sequence ATGTTTTTTACAATTAATGATTTAATTAGGATGAAATCCATTGAAGGCTTAAGTTTATTTGGAGGGGAAAGTGGCATTACCAATACAATCAGCAACACAAATATTATGGACAATCCTGATACCTTTGACTGGCTTATGCCTGGAGATTTAGTTTTAACGACAGGATATGTTTTTAAAGATGATACTGAATTTCAGGTGAAAGTAATAAAGGAGTTATCCGAGATCAATTGTGCTGGTTTGGCTATAAAGACACGAAAATATTTTGGAGAAATGCCCAAAGCAATGGTGGAAGCCGCTAATCAATATAATCTTCCTTTGATAGAAATACCACAAAACTATTCTTTAGCACAGATTAGTAATGCCGTCAATAAAGAAATATTCAAAGCCCATGATAGTTTATTACAAAAATCCCTAGACATTCATGAAAGTTTAACAGAAGTTACTTTGAAAGGGGGAGGATTAGATGAAATTGCAAAAGCTGTTGTACAATTAATTAACAATGCAGTAATTATAGTAGATAGCAAATGGAACCTTTTAACCTATGTAGAACATCCTCATAATCCTTATCCTCTAGAGAAAATATTAACTCTCAATAAAAAAGAAAAGGTTTTTCCCATGAAAATGACAGAAGACGTTCCAGATGATGTTGCTAGTTTAAAGAAATCTATTAAAAGAAAATATGAAGCAGATGGAAAGACTATTATTTGCAGAATTATGCCGATAGCAGCTATCAACGAGATTTATGGATATATCATTGTTTGGGAAACCACCATAAAAATGAGTAAGATTGACTATGTAGCCCTGGAAACAGCTTCTACAGTTGCTGCATTAGAAAGAATAAAAACAAAAGAAATAGAGGAAGTAAAGCATCAAATTAGAAGAGACTTTTTTGATGATTTATTAACTGGAAAAATCGAGTCTATTAACAGTATTAATAGTTTAGCAGAAATGCATGGTATGGACACAACCAAAAACTATGTTTGTATGATAGTTAAAGTTAATGGATATGACAGTAAAGATAAAGGAGATATTATTGTCAAGAAAAGAAATCTTAGAAATAAAATAGAAAGAATGCTACTGTTAATAGAGGAACTTTCTGAAGAGAAAAAAATCAATGTTGTTTCTATTTCCCGCCGGAATCAAGTTATCCTATTTATTCCTATGGAGAAAACAAAAACTTCCAAGGAAGCTAAAGACTTTACAAAGGAATTTGGAAAAGACTTTTATGAGCTTACCCATAAAACGTTATCTCCTATTGAAATCAATATTGGAATAGGAAAATTATATGATAATATATTGAAACTAGATCTTAGCTTTTCTGAAGCTCAAGAGGTAGTTAAAATGGGGAAAAAACTTTCCCGTAATAACCATATACTTCATTTTGAGGATTTTATCATTTATCATCTTTTAGAGTCCGGCACTTCTCGACAGGAGCTAGAAAACTTTTATGAAAATACTATTGCTGAATTAGTAAGATATGATTTAGAAAACAAAACAAATCTTGTAGGAACTTTAGAGCAATACTTTGCTTATAAAGGCAACATTAGTGAAGCCTCTAAAGAGCTTTTTATCCATAGAAACACCTTTATCTATCGTCTGGATAAAATAAAAACTATTTTAAACACAGATTTAAAGGATGCAGAAGAATCACTGGAAATACAATTGGCCATTAGAGTTATGCACCTTTTAAAAATCCACTAA
- a CDS encoding L-lactate permease, with the protein MSISINLFMWVVAFLPIIVLLLLMVKFQWGAAEAAPVGLLTSLIVSITLYKANWELIALESAKGIWNAFTILIVIWPAILIYEVTNEAKAFQVFRKGMQKLTPNELLQILAIGWVFVSFLQGITGFGVPIAVGAPLLVGIGVAPIWAVIVPLLAHAWAGTFGTLAVAWQALLFQTGFEGTIMANTIALWATSFIWIINFITGLAICWFYGGKAGIKKGFPAVVIISLIHGGGQLIVSQVNQTLCAFVMTCVALGAVFLIGKSRWYRERWSIEDSKMMERTTSEVEVEEEIAMTMNEAFLPYYVLTGVTLFVLLVTPLNKFLGSWKLGLPFPATSTGYGIVNPATDLYSPFSPLTHAGTFLLIAGLVGYWYFCKKGNISKGGGKRIFMRIVEKTAPSTIAIVGLIIMSRLMSGTGQTVVLASGTANVLDKAYVLLAPAVGLLGSFMTSSNMASNILFGQFQQTTAEILGVNQMAILGAQTAGGAIGNSIAPGSIILGTTTAGILGQEGYVLRKTLPIALGVAMICGIILYVALIVL; encoded by the coding sequence ATGAGTATATCAATTAATTTGTTTATGTGGGTGGTGGCTTTTTTACCGATAATTGTACTTCTACTGTTAATGGTTAAGTTCCAATGGGGAGCTGCGGAAGCAGCACCCGTGGGATTACTTACCTCCTTAATAGTTTCGATCACCCTATATAAAGCCAATTGGGAACTAATCGCTCTTGAAAGCGCTAAAGGCATATGGAATGCCTTTACGATTTTGATTGTAATATGGCCGGCTATTTTGATCTATGAGGTTACCAATGAAGCAAAGGCCTTCCAGGTTTTTAGAAAGGGAATGCAAAAACTCACCCCCAATGAATTACTCCAGATTTTGGCCATTGGATGGGTATTTGTAAGCTTTCTTCAAGGAATTACAGGGTTTGGTGTACCCATTGCAGTAGGGGCACCTCTACTTGTCGGTATAGGAGTAGCACCTATTTGGGCGGTCATAGTTCCTCTTCTTGCGCATGCTTGGGCTGGAACCTTTGGAACCTTGGCAGTTGCTTGGCAAGCCCTATTGTTTCAAACCGGCTTTGAAGGAACAATCATGGCAAATACCATAGCTCTTTGGGCCACAAGCTTTATATGGATTATTAATTTCATAACTGGGTTAGCTATTTGCTGGTTCTATGGAGGAAAAGCAGGGATAAAAAAAGGCTTTCCAGCTGTCGTGATTATTTCTCTAATCCATGGGGGAGGACAATTGATTGTAAGTCAAGTGAATCAGACGTTATGTGCTTTTGTCATGACCTGTGTTGCATTAGGAGCAGTATTTCTGATAGGAAAGAGCAGATGGTATAGAGAAAGATGGTCTATAGAGGACAGTAAGATGATGGAGCGAACTACTTCAGAAGTAGAGGTAGAGGAAGAAATAGCCATGACCATGAATGAAGCTTTTTTACCTTACTACGTATTAACTGGGGTGACTTTGTTTGTTTTATTAGTAACACCCTTAAATAAGTTTTTAGGAAGCTGGAAACTAGGCCTGCCATTCCCTGCTACTTCTACGGGATATGGCATAGTAAATCCAGCAACAGACTTATATTCCCCCTTTAGTCCACTAACCCACGCAGGAACCTTTCTATTAATTGCAGGTTTAGTAGGTTACTGGTACTTTTGCAAAAAAGGCAACATCAGTAAGGGTGGGGGTAAAAGAATTTTTATGAGAATCGTTGAAAAAACTGCCCCATCAACAATAGCTATTGTTGGCTTGATTATTATGTCAAGACTCATGAGTGGAACTGGACAAACGGTTGTATTGGCTTCAGGAACAGCAAATGTACTTGACAAAGCATATGTTCTTTTGGCACCAGCTGTTGGGCTTTTAGGCAGCTTTATGACTAGTAGCAATATGGCTTCTAATATTTTATTTGGACAATTTCAACAAACTACTGCAGAAATTTTAGGCGTAAACCAAATGGCAATTTTAGGCGCTCAAACTGCAGGTGGAGCTATTGGAAACTCTATTGCACCAGGAAGTATTATATTAGGAACAACAACAGCAGGGATACTAGGACAGGAAGGCTATGTGTTGCGTAAAACCCTACCTATAGCCTTAGGAGTAGCAATGATATGTGGCATAATTCTTTATGTAGCCTTAATTGTTCTATAG
- the arcC gene encoding carbamate kinase, which yields MKKVAVIAIGGNAIIQEGQRGTIEEQFENILQSCDPILDLTEAGYNVVLTHGNGPQVGNVLLKVEAANGIVPPYPLDVCGAETQGSLGYIIQQSLYNRMKARGIKKDIATVVTQVVVDEKDPGFENPTKPIGPFYTKERAAEIAREKKVVMTEDSGRGYRRVVPSPQPLELVEKEAVKRLVDNDFLVITVGGGGIPVVKDGENLRGVEAVIDKDHASALVAQEINANYLIVLTGVPQVAINFGKENQEFLKEMTLADAKRHFEEGQFPPGSMGPKIEAAIRFVENGEGEAIITSIDKLQEALKGETGTRIIK from the coding sequence ATGAAAAAAGTTGCAGTTATTGCTATAGGTGGTAATGCTATTATACAGGAAGGACAGAGGGGTACTATAGAAGAACAATTTGAAAATATATTACAAAGCTGTGATCCTATCCTTGATTTAACAGAAGCAGGGTATAATGTTGTATTAACCCATGGTAATGGACCACAGGTGGGAAATGTTTTATTAAAAGTAGAGGCAGCCAATGGAATTGTCCCTCCTTACCCATTAGATGTATGCGGAGCAGAGACACAGGGAAGCTTAGGCTATATTATCCAACAATCCCTTTATAATAGAATGAAAGCTAGGGGTATAAAGAAAGACATAGCAACTGTCGTAACACAGGTTGTGGTAGATGAAAAAGATCCTGGTTTTGAAAACCCTACAAAGCCCATCGGCCCTTTCTATACAAAGGAAAGAGCAGCAGAAATTGCAAGGGAAAAAAAGGTTGTTATGACGGAAGACAGCGGTAGAGGATACCGTCGTGTTGTTCCTTCTCCACAACCATTGGAGTTAGTTGAAAAAGAAGCAGTAAAAAGACTTGTAGACAATGACTTTCTTGTTATCACTGTTGGTGGTGGTGGTATTCCAGTAGTTAAAGATGGAGAAAATTTGAGGGGTGTAGAGGCAGTTATTGATAAAGATCATGCTTCAGCACTAGTAGCACAAGAAATCAATGCTAATTATTTAATTGTATTAACTGGAGTACCTCAAGTAGCTATAAATTTTGGAAAAGAAAATCAAGAGTTTTTGAAGGAAATGACACTTGCAGATGCTAAAAGACATTTTGAAGAGGGACAGTTTCCTCCAGGAAGCATGGGCCCTAAAATAGAAGCAGCTATTAGATTTGTGGAAAATGGAGAAGGAGAAGCAATTATTACCTCCATTGATAAATTACAGGAAGCTCTAAAGGGAGAAACAGGAACAAGAATTATAAAATAA
- a CDS encoding fdrA domain protein, with amino-acid sequence MQNVNVLFKSQLKVVNIGLEGFYNSTKEQGTPSIQVDWRPPAGGNEKLLAILAKLNK; translated from the coding sequence ATGCAAAATGTAAACGTTCTTTTTAAATCCCAGTTAAAGGTAGTTAATATTGGATTAGAAGGGTTTTATAACTCTACAAAAGAACAAGGAACCCCTTCTATTCAAGTGGATTGGAGACCTCCTGCAGGTGGGAATGAAAAACTTTTAGCTATTTTAGCAAAATTAAACAAATAG
- a CDS encoding YlbE family protein: MKQIIDQANKIAIERMLNAQAVWVDIKPAHEVVEGMDKYTLLHAGPPIEWSNMSGPMKGAVIAALKYEGVAKDDKEALDLAEEGKIKFSPCHHHSAVGPMTGITSYSMPLYVVENKDQGNFAYSTINEGAGDVLRFGAHSDNTVKRLKWIEEVLAPVLKKVVNSMGGINLNVITAQALHMGDELHMRNGSSTAVFIKTIINALVDVVEDKNELKEITKFLTTNNDQFFLNLAMCACKISGDAAHGVENSTIVTAMARNGVNIGIRVSGLGDQWFTAPAAAVEGLYFSGFTAKDANPDIGDSAIMETGGVGGFAMATAPAIVKFLGAGGYQDAINYTMDMYEICDTENSQYTIPNLDFRGTPTGIDIRKVVETGIAPAINTAIASKEPGVGMIGAGVSRAPIKMFEDALVAFAEKMNL, translated from the coding sequence ATGAAACAAATTATTGATCAAGCAAACAAAATAGCTATAGAGAGAATGCTTAATGCCCAAGCGGTTTGGGTTGACATAAAGCCAGCCCATGAAGTTGTAGAAGGAATGGATAAGTATACATTACTTCATGCAGGACCACCTATTGAATGGAGTAATATGAGTGGGCCTATGAAGGGGGCTGTAATTGCAGCTTTAAAGTATGAAGGTGTAGCTAAGGACGATAAGGAAGCTCTAGATTTGGCAGAAGAAGGAAAAATTAAATTTTCTCCTTGTCATCACCATTCGGCAGTAGGACCTATGACAGGTATTACTTCCTACTCTATGCCATTGTATGTGGTAGAAAACAAAGATCAAGGAAACTTTGCCTATAGTACCATTAATGAAGGGGCTGGAGATGTACTTCGATTTGGTGCCCATTCTGACAATACTGTTAAACGTTTAAAATGGATAGAAGAAGTATTAGCTCCTGTATTAAAAAAAGTTGTCAATAGCATGGGAGGCATTAACTTAAATGTGATCACTGCTCAAGCACTGCATATGGGAGATGAACTACATATGCGTAATGGATCTTCCACAGCGGTTTTCATTAAAACTATTATAAATGCCTTGGTTGATGTTGTAGAAGACAAAAATGAACTAAAAGAAATTACGAAGTTCTTGACCACCAATAACGATCAATTTTTCTTAAATTTAGCAATGTGTGCTTGTAAAATCAGTGGAGATGCGGCCCACGGAGTAGAGAACTCCACGATTGTAACAGCAATGGCTAGAAATGGGGTTAATATAGGAATACGTGTAAGTGGCTTAGGGGATCAGTGGTTTACTGCACCGGCTGCTGCTGTTGAAGGCTTATATTTTTCAGGATTTACAGCAAAAGATGCTAACCCTGATATAGGAGACAGTGCTATTATGGAAACCGGTGGTGTTGGTGGATTTGCTATGGCAACAGCACCTGCAATTGTAAAGTTTTTAGGGGCTGGTGGTTATCAGGATGCCATTAACTACACAATGGATATGTATGAAATTTGTGATACTGAAAATTCTCAATATACCATTCCAAACCTAGACTTTAGAGGAACACCTACAGGTATAGATATACGAAAAGTAGTAGAGACGGGAATTGCACCAGCTATTAATACCGCCATTGCTAGTAAAGAGCCAGGAGTGGGAATGATAGGTGCAGGTGTATCTAGAGCTCCAATAAAAATGTTTGAAGATGCTTTAGTGGCCTTTGCAGAAAAAATGAATTTATAA
- a CDS encoding YlbE family protein, whose translation MISIEQANQEALKRINSAEPFLVDVKYAKDVLPGMDKMTIGHAGPPIQWENMCGPLKGAIIGAIRYEGLAATEEEAEALAASGKIKFVSNHSLGAVGPMTGMITYSMPLYEVKNETFGNYGYCTFNEGLGKVMRFGANDDEVIDRLKWLEKSLAPAMKKALELSGPINLKVITAQALAMGDEMHQRNIAASSLFARVIMPYIVKVVEDKDELEKITKFITSNDQFYLNIAMALGKATMDPVKNIEGSTVVTAMSRNGTNFGIKVSGLGDRWFEAPVLMPQGLFFPGYSLDDANPDMGDSTIVETFGIGGFTMGAAPAVVRFVGAASVQAAINYTRDMVEITVGKSPHYQMPNMDFEGAPTAIDIRKVVETGILPVINTGMAHKKPGVGQVGAGIVNAPMDCFTQAIMAFAEMIDEKENSEAVTV comes from the coding sequence ATGATAAGTATTGAACAAGCTAATCAAGAAGCGTTAAAACGAATAAACAGTGCGGAACCGTTTTTAGTGGACGTAAAATATGCTAAGGACGTATTACCAGGAATGGATAAAATGACAATAGGCCATGCAGGACCACCTATTCAGTGGGAGAATATGTGTGGGCCTTTAAAAGGAGCAATCATAGGTGCCATTCGATATGAAGGTTTAGCAGCAACAGAAGAGGAAGCAGAAGCTTTAGCAGCTAGTGGAAAAATTAAATTTGTTTCAAATCATAGTTTAGGTGCTGTTGGACCTATGACAGGAATGATTACTTATTCTATGCCATTGTATGAAGTGAAAAATGAAACCTTTGGAAACTATGGTTATTGTACCTTCAACGAAGGACTTGGAAAGGTTATGCGTTTTGGTGCTAATGATGATGAAGTTATTGATAGGTTAAAATGGCTTGAGAAAAGCTTGGCCCCAGCTATGAAAAAAGCACTGGAGTTATCAGGACCTATTAATCTTAAGGTTATCACAGCTCAAGCACTGGCCATGGGGGATGAAATGCACCAAAGAAATATTGCGGCATCTTCCTTATTTGCTAGAGTAATTATGCCTTATATCGTGAAGGTAGTAGAAGACAAAGATGAATTAGAAAAAATAACAAAATTCATCACTTCAAACGACCAATTCTATTTAAATATTGCTATGGCTCTTGGAAAAGCAACTATGGATCCTGTAAAGAATATTGAAGGAAGCACCGTTGTTACTGCTATGAGTAGAAATGGTACTAATTTTGGTATTAAAGTCAGCGGTTTAGGAGATAGATGGTTTGAGGCTCCAGTTCTTATGCCTCAAGGTTTGTTCTTCCCAGGTTATAGTCTAGATGATGCTAACCCTGATATGGGAGATAGTACGATTGTAGAAACCTTTGGTATAGGCGGATTTACTATGGGTGCAGCTCCTGCTGTAGTTAGATTTGTAGGTGCAGCCTCTGTACAAGCAGCTATTAATTATACTAGGGATATGGTAGAAATTACTGTTGGGAAAAGTCCCCATTATCAAATGCCCAATATGGACTTTGAAGGAGCTCCCACAGCGATTGATATTAGAAAAGTAGTAGAGACAGGAATTTTACCTGTAATCAATACAGGAATGGCCCATAAAAAACCAGGGGTAGGTCAAGTAGGTGCAGGAATTGTAAATGCTCCTATGGATTGTTTTACCCAAGCAATTATGGCTTTTGCTGAAATGATAGATGAAAAAGAAAACTCAGAAGCAGTAACAGTCTAG
- the atzD gene encoding cyanuric acid amidohydrolase, whose protein sequence is MMDVGVYRLPMAGPSDVSELEALINKGEVNPEEICAIIAQTEGDGYARGFGALSFEVMLSEKMNISREEVANRIPMLMIGLTGGLMSPHYTVFTRKNVEVQESDEKRLALGIKITRVLLPEEYGTVVQVKEVAKAVKEAMEEAGITSIDDIHCVEVKCPNLTADRVADAESRGKKVVTTNFAEAGAKSKGASALGVALALGEIKEEDLTDDVICKDWSLYSKVASTSAGNEQVACKVIVMGNSTKSVSPYKIGSGVMKDTLDVEGAKTAFKGAGLKFDDVIPQEERDKIATVFINAGADAQGSIRGRRTTMKSDFLAGYAGIFAKAVINAIVGSLIGDTMILASAGFEHQGPLGANLVAAIAKVEER, encoded by the coding sequence ATGATGGATGTAGGAGTATATCGTTTACCTATGGCAGGACCAAGTGACGTATCAGAATTAGAAGCACTAATTAATAAAGGTGAGGTTAATCCTGAAGAAATTTGTGCAATTATTGCACAAACTGAAGGGGATGGATATGCTAGAGGTTTTGGTGCCCTTTCTTTTGAAGTAATGCTATCAGAAAAAATGAACATTAGCCGTGAAGAAGTAGCCAATAGAATCCCTATGTTAATGATAGGACTTACTGGAGGTTTAATGAGTCCTCATTATACAGTTTTTACTAGAAAAAATGTTGAAGTTCAAGAGTCTGATGAAAAGAGACTTGCATTAGGAATTAAAATAACAAGAGTACTTTTACCAGAGGAATATGGTACTGTTGTCCAAGTAAAAGAAGTAGCAAAGGCTGTAAAAGAAGCTATGGAAGAAGCAGGTATTACTTCTATTGATGATATTCATTGTGTAGAAGTAAAATGTCCTAACTTAACTGCTGATCGAGTAGCAGATGCTGAAAGCAGAGGGAAAAAAGTAGTTACTACAAACTTTGCAGAAGCAGGGGCTAAGTCAAAAGGAGCTTCAGCTCTAGGAGTAGCTCTGGCTCTAGGGGAAATCAAGGAAGAAGATTTAACCGATGATGTTATTTGTAAAGATTGGAGTTTATATTCAAAGGTTGCATCTACTTCAGCTGGTAATGAGCAAGTAGCTTGTAAAGTTATCGTTATGGGGAACTCAACAAAATCAGTTAGTCCATATAAAATAGGAAGCGGTGTTATGAAGGATACCTTGGATGTGGAAGGAGCAAAGACTGCATTTAAGGGAGCAGGACTTAAGTTTGATGATGTAATACCTCAAGAAGAAAGAGATAAAATTGCAACAGTATTTATTAACGCAGGAGCTGATGCCCAAGGATCTATTCGTGGTAGAAGAACTACAATGAAATCTGATTTCTTAGCAGGTTATGCAGGAATTTTTGCAAAGGCAGTTATTAATGCAATTGTAGGTTCATTAATTGGAGACACCATGATTTTAGCTTCAGCAGGTTTTGAACATCAAGGACCATTAGGAGCAAACTTAGTAGCTGCAATTGCAAAAGTAGAGGAGAGATAA
- the fdrA gene encoding acyl-CoA synthetase FdrA encodes MITRNIIKQNAYYDSVTLMVISSKLTALEGVQNAAVMMGTDHNKELMKNSGLLLEENTTATPNDMIIGIIAEEDSVVEEALKVIEEQLENKKSSTSSDDVRVKTLDSAKKNSPDANFAVISVPGKYAKNEAMKALEAGLNVLLFSDNVTIEEENELKDKAVKEGLLMMGPDCGTAIINGTALGFANAVNPGNIGMVAAAGTGLQEATCIVDSLGSGVSQALGTGGRDLKEAIGGKMMLLGLEALANDEATKVIVLISKPPSPIVMEKILETVKTINKPVVTCFLGGDPALVKGTGAIGAETLEDAATAAVRIMEGKEPESVFFTIDNAKIEEIVKEEIQKLGENQKYVRGLYSGGTLCYEGMLVTRETIGNVYSNVALKENLLLKNVEESFEHTFLDMGEDYFTDGLPHPMIDTRLRVERIKKEALDPEVAVLLLDVVLGYGCHEDPAGAIAPAIVEAKERAAAEGRYLSVVATVCGTDKDPQNRQEQEEKLRSAGAVVMPSNAQAARMASLIATRDTSLEKLLEEETACKM; translated from the coding sequence ATGATTACTCGAAATATTATTAAACAAAATGCCTATTATGATTCTGTAACATTAATGGTTATCTCTAGTAAGCTTACAGCTTTAGAAGGGGTTCAAAATGCTGCTGTCATGATGGGAACCGATCATAATAAGGAACTTATGAAAAACTCTGGACTGCTATTGGAAGAAAATACGACTGCTACTCCTAACGACATGATTATAGGAATTATAGCAGAAGAAGACTCAGTGGTAGAAGAAGCATTAAAAGTGATAGAGGAACAATTAGAAAACAAAAAATCCTCTACCTCTAGTGATGATGTGAGGGTAAAAACCCTAGATTCTGCTAAGAAAAATTCTCCAGATGCTAACTTTGCTGTTATTTCTGTACCAGGAAAATATGCTAAGAATGAAGCGATGAAGGCATTGGAAGCGGGACTAAATGTTCTATTATTTAGTGACAATGTAACAATAGAAGAAGAAAATGAATTGAAGGATAAGGCAGTTAAAGAAGGACTCCTTATGATGGGACCTGACTGTGGAACAGCCATTATCAATGGAACAGCACTGGGATTTGCCAATGCGGTTAACCCAGGAAATATTGGTATGGTGGCGGCTGCTGGAACAGGTCTACAGGAAGCAACCTGTATAGTAGACAGCTTAGGATCAGGTGTATCCCAGGCCTTAGGTACAGGTGGAAGAGATTTAAAAGAAGCCATAGGTGGAAAAATGATGCTTCTAGGACTTGAGGCATTAGCCAATGATGAAGCTACAAAAGTAATCGTATTAATTTCTAAGCCACCATCTCCAATAGTAATGGAAAAAATCTTGGAGACAGTAAAAACAATTAATAAGCCTGTGGTAACTTGTTTCCTAGGGGGAGATCCAGCTTTAGTTAAGGGTACTGGAGCTATAGGAGCTGAAACCTTAGAAGATGCAGCTACAGCTGCTGTAAGAATAATGGAAGGTAAGGAGCCAGAAAGTGTTTTCTTTACTATAGATAATGCAAAGATTGAAGAGATTGTAAAAGAAGAGATACAAAAATTAGGCGAAAATCAAAAGTATGTTAGAGGCTTATATTCCGGTGGAACCCTATGCTATGAAGGTATGCTTGTAACAAGGGAAACTATAGGAAATGTATATTCTAATGTAGCCCTTAAAGAGAATTTACTATTAAAAAATGTAGAGGAAAGTTTTGAACATACTTTCTTAGACATGGGTGAGGATTACTTTACAGATGGGTTACCCCATCCTATGATTGATACTAGACTTAGGGTAGAACGCATCAAAAAAGAAGCCCTAGATCCTGAAGTAGCAGTATTGCTTTTAGATGTTGTATTGGGCTATGGATGTCATGAAGATCCAGCCGGTGCTATTGCGCCAGCAATAGTGGAGGCAAAGGAAAGAGCAGCTGCTGAAGGAAGATACTTAAGTGTGGTGGCAACTGTGTGTGGTACAGATAAAGATCCCCAAAATCGACAAGAACAGGAAGAAAAGTTACGAAGTGCTGGGGCTGTTGTTATGCCAAGCAATGCTCAGGCAGCTCGAATGGCTTCACTAATTGCAACTAGAGACACTTCCTTAGAAAAATTATTAGAGGAGGAGACAGCATGCAAAATGTAA
- a CDS encoding DUF2877 domain-containing protein, whose amino-acid sequence MERFSQDFQQINIKTGDKVLFYKGKFVINELCFCTDSSKVWNPKVHKKISITEIVNDKWIKSISQYLLTYGKKEGLGTLPLYLTGELPENIFLNETHKQLIQKSLPILEEVLDKAINGKITESALQATKLIGLGPGLTPSGDDFLVGLLSTLLFAKERKDILGKLTEELKVHVKENAHKTTFLSKELLQFACNEEFSEIFHDFYETLREKDENKIIDATIKFMELGHSSGTDTLGGIVFGIILITNLISSLQN is encoded by the coding sequence ATGGAAAGGTTTTCCCAAGATTTTCAACAGATTAATATTAAAACAGGAGATAAAGTTCTTTTTTACAAGGGAAAATTTGTAATTAACGAACTATGTTTTTGTACTGACTCAAGTAAGGTTTGGAACCCAAAGGTTCATAAAAAAATATCCATAACAGAAATAGTAAACGACAAATGGATTAAATCCATTTCCCAGTATTTGCTTACTTATGGCAAAAAGGAAGGATTAGGTACCCTTCCCCTGTATTTAACAGGAGAATTACCTGAGAATATTTTTTTAAATGAGACCCATAAACAACTTATACAAAAATCGTTACCTATTTTAGAAGAAGTGTTAGACAAAGCAATAAATGGCAAGATAACAGAAAGTGCTCTCCAGGCAACCAAGCTTATAGGGTTGGGGCCAGGGTTAACCCCTTCAGGAGATGATTTTTTAGTAGGCCTTTTAAGCACATTACTATTTGCCAAAGAAAGAAAAGACATCTTGGGAAAATTGACGGAGGAGCTCAAGGTTCACGTGAAAGAAAATGCCCACAAAACAACTTTTTTATCCAAGGAGCTTTTACAGTTTGCCTGTAATGAAGAATTTAGTGAGATATTTCATGATTTTTATGAAACATTGAGGGAAAAAGATGAAAATAAAATTATAGATGCTACTATAAAATTCATGGAGTTAGGCCACTCTTCTGGAACTGATACTTTAGGGGGCATTGTTTTTGGAATTATTTTGATAACTAACTTAATATCAAGTTTGCAAAATTAA